A genomic region of Janthinobacterium lividum contains the following coding sequences:
- a CDS encoding diguanylate cyclase domain-containing protein, whose protein sequence is MEHKILRAPLASFTDLLLDAVCMVDVEGRFVFVSAACERIFGYTQQEMIGKRMLDMVAPADRARTLAAAQAIMDGHAQTHFENRYLRKDGSLAHIMWSARWSAADQLRVAVARDITLLKQAQAKQAALYAISEAMQATQDLPALLHRIQLIIGEHLPARSLTLLLHDEHGMQPPMTSHADDSAPQPTSSLASLLCDEVLRSGRPLLLQAGQLAGLPAALQTAACALSSCWLAVPLYSSLGSIGALALQGGQDAVIGTEQDQDLLQFVAKQLATAIERRQLQTQMQFMAMHDELTRLPNRRLFHDRLHTAFARAHRQEGRLSLLFLDLDNFKRVNDDHGHACGDLLLQTVASRLRDCMRETDTLARMGGDEFVVLLESNTAPVDVSLIEQKIHAALATPLHLGNGQQLQIAVSIGVAHYPEDGDTMQLLLRHADRAMYASKVLAAASR, encoded by the coding sequence ATGGAACACAAGATTCTGCGCGCGCCGCTGGCCAGCTTTACCGACTTGTTGCTCGATGCCGTGTGCATGGTCGACGTGGAGGGGCGCTTTGTCTTCGTCAGCGCCGCCTGCGAACGCATCTTCGGCTACACGCAGCAGGAAATGATCGGCAAGCGCATGCTCGACATGGTCGCTCCCGCCGACCGCGCCCGTACTCTTGCCGCCGCGCAAGCCATCATGGATGGCCATGCGCAGACGCACTTTGAAAACCGCTACCTGCGCAAGGATGGCAGCCTGGCGCACATCATGTGGTCGGCCCGCTGGTCCGCCGCCGACCAGTTGCGCGTGGCGGTGGCGCGCGACATCACCTTGCTGAAACAAGCGCAGGCCAAGCAGGCGGCGCTGTACGCCATCTCCGAAGCCATGCAGGCGACGCAAGACTTGCCCGCCCTGCTGCACCGCATCCAGCTCATCATCGGCGAACACTTGCCCGCCCGCAGCCTGACCTTGCTGCTGCATGACGAACACGGCATGCAGCCTCCCATGACTTCCCATGCCGACGACAGCGCGCCCCAGCCAACGTCGTCCCTGGCCAGCCTGCTGTGCGACGAAGTCTTGCGCAGCGGCCGTCCCCTGCTGCTGCAGGCGGGACAACTGGCCGGCCTGCCGGCGGCGCTGCAAACGGCGGCCTGCGCCCTGTCCTCGTGCTGGCTTGCCGTGCCGCTCTATTCCTCCCTGGGCAGCATCGGCGCGCTGGCCTTGCAAGGCGGCCAGGATGCCGTCATTGGCACGGAGCAAGACCAGGATTTGCTGCAATTTGTCGCCAAGCAACTTGCCACCGCCATCGAGCGCCGCCAGTTGCAGACGCAAATGCAGTTCATGGCCATGCACGACGAACTGACCCGCCTGCCGAACCGCCGCCTGTTCCACGACCGGCTGCACACGGCGTTCGCGCGCGCGCACCGCCAGGAAGGCCGGCTGTCGCTGCTGTTCCTGGACCTCGACAACTTCAAGCGCGTCAATGACGACCACGGCCATGCCTGTGGCGACCTGCTGCTGCAAACGGTGGCAAGCCGCCTGCGCGATTGCATGCGCGAAACCGACACCCTGGCCAGGATGGGCGGCGATGAATTCGTCGTGCTTCTGGAAAGCAATACCGCGCCGGTGGATGTCAGCCTGATCGAGCAAAAGATCCATGCGGCCCTGGCCACGCCGCTGCACTTGGGCAACGGACAGCAATTGCAGATCGCCGTCAGCATCGGCGTGGCCCACTATCCGGAAGATGGCGACACCATGCAACTGCTGCTGCGCCACGCGGACCGGGCCATGTATGCCTCGAAGGTGCTGGCGGCCGCCTCGCGCTAG
- a CDS encoding DUF411 domain-containing protein has translation MIKHFLVRGAFAAMLGLPTFAMAALPVIEVYKSASCGCCSAWIKHLEANGFTVRAKNVEMPAQYRKLAGIPDALGSCHTGLVNGYAIEGHVPASEIKQLLREKPKAKGLAVPAMPMGSPGMEGPRKDAYDVLLVKSNGSTEVYKHYQ, from the coding sequence ATGATCAAACATTTCTTGGTGCGCGGCGCTTTCGCCGCCATGCTGGGCCTGCCCACGTTCGCCATGGCAGCCCTGCCCGTCATTGAAGTCTACAAGAGCGCCTCCTGCGGCTGCTGTTCCGCATGGATCAAGCACCTGGAAGCGAACGGTTTTACGGTACGCGCGAAAAATGTCGAGATGCCGGCGCAATACCGCAAGCTGGCCGGCATTCCCGACGCGCTCGGTTCCTGCCACACGGGCCTCGTCAACGGCTACGCCATCGAAGGCCATGTGCCGGCCAGCGAGATCAAGCAGTTGCTGCGCGAGAAACCCAAGGCGAAAGGCCTGGCCGTGCCGGCAATGCCGATGGGTTCGCCAGGCATGGAAGGACCGCGCAAGGATGCGTATGACGTCTTGCTGGTCAAGAGCAATGGCAGCACCGAGGTCTACAAGCACTACCAATAA
- a CDS encoding FAD-dependent oxidoreductase, with product MSTYSDICIVGAGIGGLTCANNLIDAAAGRNLRIRVFDLNATVGGRIQSRKIDGEEIAELGAARYSPQLHPHFQQLMQGSGLPHAVYPFTEVISHDSVLEELKATLDELSPMLKMHPNDSFLEFVSHYLGAAKASHIIKATGYDALLLPMVSAAMAYDIIKKHPETQHFTENAANQWHYATDGYHELLCQLQHQAQVAGVEFRLEHRLLSVEKSGADHVLAFSHHGDTQMHRTRHLVMAIPPSAMPRLNLDFPNAWSPFQYDSLPLFKGFFTFDTAWWDALGLTDKVLMAANPLRKIYFKSDKYVLFYTDSKSATYWRDSLELGEDVYLERVRSHLEEVLPLDGQPLPQIKAHFHKFWPHGVEFCVEPEADHPAILLHRDGIISCSDAYTAHCGWMEGSLISAQHASGLLLQRLDQRTEEEAANDTFITSSTERA from the coding sequence ATGAGCACGTATTCTGACATTTGCATCGTTGGCGCCGGCATAGGAGGCTTGACTTGCGCCAACAACCTGATCGACGCCGCCGCCGGCAGGAACCTGCGCATCCGCGTATTCGACCTGAATGCCACCGTAGGCGGCCGCATCCAGTCGCGGAAAATAGATGGCGAGGAAATCGCCGAACTCGGCGCCGCCCGCTACTCGCCGCAGCTGCATCCGCATTTCCAGCAACTCATGCAGGGCAGCGGCTTGCCGCATGCGGTCTACCCGTTCACCGAGGTCATCTCCCACGATAGCGTGCTGGAAGAGCTGAAGGCAACGCTGGATGAGCTGAGCCCGATGCTGAAAATGCATCCGAACGACTCCTTCCTCGAGTTCGTCAGCCATTACCTGGGCGCCGCCAAGGCCAGCCACATCATCAAGGCGACCGGCTATGACGCCCTGCTGCTGCCGATGGTGTCGGCGGCCATGGCCTACGACATCATCAAGAAGCACCCGGAAACGCAGCACTTTACGGAAAACGCCGCCAACCAGTGGCACTACGCCACCGACGGCTACCACGAATTGCTGTGCCAGTTGCAGCACCAGGCCCAGGTCGCCGGGGTGGAATTCAGGCTCGAACACCGCTTGCTGTCCGTTGAAAAATCGGGCGCCGACCATGTGCTCGCCTTCAGCCACCATGGCGACACGCAGATGCACCGCACGCGCCATCTGGTGATGGCCATCCCGCCGTCCGCCATGCCGCGCCTGAACCTGGATTTCCCGAACGCCTGGAGTCCGTTCCAATACGACTCGCTGCCCCTGTTCAAGGGATTCTTCACGTTCGACACAGCCTGGTGGGATGCGCTGGGGCTGACCGACAAGGTGCTGATGGCGGCAAATCCCCTGCGCAAGATCTACTTCAAGAGCGACAAATACGTGCTGTTCTACACCGACAGCAAAAGCGCCACCTACTGGCGGGACAGCCTGGAGCTTGGTGAAGACGTATACCTGGAGCGTGTCCGCAGCCACCTGGAAGAAGTCCTGCCGCTCGATGGCCAGCCTCTGCCGCAGATCAAGGCGCACTTCCACAAGTTCTGGCCGCATGGCGTCGAGTTTTGCGTGGAGCCGGAAGCCGACCACCCGGCCATCCTGCTGCACCGGGACGGCATCATCTCCTGCTCGGATGCCTATACCGCGCATTGCGGCTGGATGGAAGGCAGCCTGATCAGCGCCCAGCACGCCAGCGGCCTGTTGCTGCAGCGCCTCGATCAACGGACGGAAGAAGAAGCTGCCAACGATACCTTCATCACTTCCTCGACCGAGCGCGCATGA
- a CDS encoding NADP-dependent isocitrate dehydrogenase, with amino-acid sequence MATQKSKIIYTLTDEAPLLATYSLLPIIKKFTAPAGVDVVSSDISVAARVLAEFPEFLTDAQKVPNTLAELGKLTQNPDTNIIKLPNISASQGQLIACVRELQGRGYKLPDYPEDAKTDEDKALKARYGKCIGSSVNPVLREGNSDRRAPKAVKEYARKHPHSMGEWSQSSQTHVSHMHHGDFYHGEKSLTLEKARDVKMELVTASGKTIVLKPKVSLQAGEIIDSMFMSKKALLEFYEKEIDDAFKTGVMFSLHVKATMMKVSHPIVFGHCVRIFYKDAFAKHAALFDKLGVNVNNGMSNLYDKIETLPASQKDEVLKDLHACHANRPELAMVDSAKGITNFHSPNDIIVDASMPAMIRIGGKMWGADGRPKDVKAVMPESTFARIYQEMIGFCKWHGNFDPKTMGTVPNVGLMAQQAEEYGSHDKTFEVPEGGIANITDLETGEVLLTQTVEEGDIWRMCQVKDAPIRDWVKLAVTRARNSGMPAVFWLDSYRPHENEVIKKVQVYLKDHDTKGLDIQIMSQTRAMRYTLERAFRGLDTISVTGNILRDYLTDLFPILELGTSAKMLSIVPLMAGGGMYETGAGGSAPKHVKQLVEENHLRWDSLGEFLALAVSLEDMGIKTGNAKAKILAKTLDEATGKLLDNNKSPSPRTGELDNRGSHFYLAMYWAQALAAQKDDAELAAHFAPVAKALADNEEKIVAELKAVQGKETDIGGYYLPDPAKTEAVMRPSASLNAVLDSI; translated from the coding sequence ATGGCAACACAAAAATCCAAAATCATCTACACGCTGACTGACGAGGCGCCGCTGCTCGCGACGTATTCCCTGCTGCCAATTATCAAAAAATTCACCGCGCCGGCTGGCGTGGACGTCGTTTCCAGCGATATTTCGGTGGCGGCACGTGTACTGGCTGAATTTCCAGAATTCCTGACGGACGCGCAAAAAGTCCCGAACACCCTGGCTGAACTGGGCAAATTGACCCAGAATCCGGACACCAACATCATCAAACTGCCGAACATCAGCGCCTCGCAAGGCCAGCTGATCGCCTGCGTGCGCGAATTGCAAGGCCGCGGCTACAAGCTGCCGGACTATCCGGAAGATGCGAAGACGGACGAAGACAAGGCCCTGAAAGCCCGCTACGGCAAGTGCATCGGCAGCTCGGTCAACCCGGTCCTGCGCGAAGGCAATTCCGACCGCCGCGCACCGAAGGCCGTCAAAGAATATGCGCGCAAGCACCCGCACTCGATGGGCGAGTGGAGCCAATCGTCGCAAACGCACGTCTCGCACATGCACCATGGCGATTTCTACCATGGCGAAAAATCGCTGACCCTGGAAAAGGCCCGCGATGTCAAGATGGAACTGGTCACGGCCTCGGGCAAGACCATCGTGCTGAAACCGAAGGTTTCCCTGCAAGCAGGCGAAATCATCGACAGCATGTTCATGAGCAAGAAAGCGCTGCTGGAGTTCTACGAGAAAGAAATCGACGACGCCTTCAAGACGGGCGTGATGTTCTCGCTGCACGTCAAGGCCACCATGATGAAGGTCTCGCACCCGATCGTTTTCGGCCACTGCGTGCGCATCTTCTACAAGGACGCGTTCGCCAAGCACGCCGCCCTGTTCGACAAGCTGGGCGTGAATGTCAACAATGGCATGAGCAACCTGTACGACAAGATCGAAACCCTGCCAGCGTCGCAAAAAGATGAAGTGCTGAAAGATCTGCACGCCTGCCACGCCAACCGTCCGGAACTGGCCATGGTCGATTCGGCCAAGGGCATCACCAACTTCCATTCGCCGAACGACATCATCGTCGACGCGTCGATGCCAGCCATGATCCGTATCGGCGGCAAGATGTGGGGCGCCGATGGCCGTCCGAAAGACGTCAAGGCAGTCATGCCGGAATCGACTTTCGCGCGCATCTACCAGGAAATGATCGGCTTCTGCAAATGGCATGGCAACTTCGATCCGAAGACCATGGGCACCGTGCCGAACGTGGGCCTGATGGCGCAGCAAGCGGAAGAATACGGTTCGCACGACAAGACCTTTGAAGTGCCGGAAGGCGGCATCGCCAACATCACCGACCTGGAAACAGGCGAAGTGCTGCTGACGCAAACGGTGGAAGAGGGCGATATCTGGCGCATGTGCCAGGTCAAGGACGCGCCGATCCGCGACTGGGTCAAGCTGGCCGTCACGCGCGCGCGCAACTCGGGCATGCCTGCCGTGTTCTGGCTCGATTCCTACCGTCCGCACGAGAACGAAGTCATCAAGAAGGTACAGGTTTACCTGAAGGATCACGACACCAAGGGACTGGACATCCAGATCATGTCGCAGACGCGCGCCATGCGCTACACGCTGGAACGCGCCTTCCGCGGCCTGGACACCATCTCGGTGACCGGCAACATCCTGCGCGACTACCTGACCGACCTGTTCCCGATCCTGGAACTGGGCACCTCCGCCAAGATGCTGTCGATCGTGCCGCTGATGGCCGGTGGCGGCATGTACGAAACGGGCGCTGGCGGTTCGGCACCGAAACACGTCAAGCAACTGGTGGAAGAAAACCATCTGCGCTGGGATTCGCTGGGCGAGTTCCTGGCCCTGGCCGTGTCGCTGGAAGACATGGGCATCAAGACGGGCAATGCGAAGGCCAAAATCCTCGCGAAAACCCTGGACGAAGCCACCGGCAAGCTGCTGGACAACAACAAGTCGCCATCGCCACGTACCGGCGAGCTGGACAACCGCGGCAGCCATTTCTACCTGGCCATGTACTGGGCGCAAGCCCTGGCAGCGCAGAAGGACGATGCGGAACTGGCAGCGCATTTTGCGCCGGTAGCCAAAGCCCTGGCGGACAACGAAGAAAAGATCGTTGCCGAGCTGAAAGCAGTACAAGGCAAGGAAACGGATATCGGCGGCTACTACCTGCCAGATCCGGCGAAGACGGAAGCGGTCATGCGTCCTAGCGCCAGCCTGAATGCCGTGCTGGACAGCATCTGA
- a CDS encoding TonB-dependent receptor translates to MPIPQSPLPHPRLTTRLILAGLLVASVTPQAIAQAAADASAPLATVLVNGQAEADAGGQIAKSARAGLLGEKDLLDTPFSVNSYTSQRMLDQQALTLAEVLGGDPSTRFTGQIGGVTDSFFIRGFPLNEGNLSEVAFDGVYGVSPNYHLFTEYLQSVEVLKGPAALLYGMSPNGGVGGVVNAVPKRSLPRDLTRLTVDYGSGSQAGAAIDVSRRFGEERRFGIRFNGLHRQGHTPLDHQTSRAEVAAVALDYQGQRLRASLDLIEQYQWIDAPTRPFLVAARLPVPAAPDGRRNIAQSWGWWKSNDLATLGKLEYDLNDKVTVFADVGGTRSDVSRYSDQTPTITSAAGDMTVTPMNWKFRVRRASGDTGVRTRFRTGGIEHALVVMGNVYRDEFGSVSNSGKLITSNIYHPVAVPDPGIPAPARAPKLSASTLSSLAVADTLDMLDQRVQLTLGVRRQLVEAKNYHATSGALATHYKQGALTPLAGIVVKPLRHVSLYANYIEGLSKGDIAPNIADNAGQVFAPYKSKQYEVGTKADFGVVLATLAVFQVTKPSGQLYGKVYSMDSEQRNRGLELNLSGAASKAVRLLAGITLLDGRLTRTNNAATIGKRPVGVPTSMANLGGEWDLPYWPGLTATGAASYTSKQFVDQANLQSVPSWTKVDLGLRYRTAIAGKATTLRGGVMNAFDRHYWAGVASYGTVSQSAPRTVQLSAAVDF, encoded by the coding sequence ATGCCCATTCCACAGTCCCCACTCCCCCATCCCCGCCTCACCACCCGGCTGATCCTCGCCGGCCTGCTCGTTGCCAGCGTGACGCCGCAGGCGATCGCCCAGGCGGCGGCCGATGCATCCGCCCCGCTCGCCACCGTGCTGGTGAATGGCCAGGCCGAAGCGGATGCCGGCGGACAGATCGCCAAAAGCGCGCGCGCCGGCCTGCTGGGCGAAAAAGACTTGCTCGATACGCCGTTCAGCGTCAACAGCTACACCAGCCAGCGCATGCTCGACCAGCAGGCGCTGACCCTGGCCGAGGTGCTGGGCGGCGACCCGTCCACCCGCTTCACGGGCCAGATCGGCGGCGTCACGGATTCCTTTTTCATCCGCGGCTTTCCCCTCAACGAGGGTAATCTGAGCGAAGTGGCGTTTGACGGCGTGTATGGCGTCTCGCCCAATTACCACCTGTTTACGGAATACCTGCAAAGCGTGGAAGTGCTCAAGGGACCGGCCGCCCTGCTGTACGGCATGTCGCCAAACGGCGGCGTGGGCGGCGTCGTCAACGCCGTGCCGAAACGCTCGCTGCCGCGCGACCTGACGCGCCTGACCGTCGATTACGGCTCGGGTTCGCAGGCTGGCGCGGCCATCGACGTCAGCCGCCGCTTCGGCGAGGAGCGGCGTTTCGGCATCCGCTTCAATGGCTTGCACCGCCAGGGCCACACACCGCTCGACCACCAGACGTCGCGCGCGGAAGTGGCCGCTGTCGCCCTCGATTACCAGGGACAACGGCTGCGCGCCTCGCTTGACCTGATCGAGCAATACCAATGGATCGACGCGCCCACGCGCCCCTTCCTCGTGGCCGCGCGCCTGCCCGTGCCGGCAGCGCCCGATGGCCGCCGCAATATCGCCCAATCCTGGGGCTGGTGGAAGTCCAACGACCTGGCCACGCTGGGCAAGCTCGAATACGACCTGAACGACAAAGTCACCGTCTTTGCCGATGTGGGCGGCACGCGCTCCGACGTATCGCGCTATTCGGACCAGACGCCGACCATCACCAGCGCGGCCGGCGACATGACGGTCACGCCCATGAACTGGAAATTCCGCGTGCGGCGCGCCAGCGGCGACACGGGCGTGCGCACGCGCTTTCGCACGGGCGGCATCGAACATGCGCTGGTCGTGATGGGCAATGTCTACCGCGACGAATTTGGCAGCGTCAGCAATTCCGGCAAGCTCATCACCTCGAATATCTACCACCCTGTCGCCGTGCCCGACCCCGGCATTCCCGCCCCGGCCCGCGCGCCGAAGCTGTCCGCCTCCACCCTCTCCAGCCTGGCCGTGGCCGATACCCTGGACATGCTGGACCAGCGCGTGCAGCTGACGCTGGGCGTGCGCCGCCAGCTGGTCGAAGCGAAGAACTACCACGCCACCAGCGGCGCCCTTGCCACGCACTACAAGCAGGGCGCCCTGACGCCGCTGGCCGGCATCGTCGTCAAGCCATTGCGCCACGTGTCGCTGTACGCGAACTATATCGAAGGCTTGAGCAAGGGCGATATCGCGCCGAACATCGCCGACAACGCGGGCCAGGTCTTCGCGCCCTACAAGAGCAAGCAGTACGAAGTGGGCACGAAGGCCGATTTCGGCGTGGTGCTGGCGACCCTGGCCGTGTTCCAGGTGACTAAACCCAGCGGCCAGCTGTATGGCAAGGTCTACAGCATGGACAGCGAGCAGCGCAACCGGGGCCTGGAGCTGAACCTGTCGGGCGCCGCCAGCAAGGCCGTGCGCCTGCTCGCCGGCATCACCCTGCTCGACGGGCGCCTGACAAGGACCAACAACGCCGCCACCATCGGCAAGCGCCCCGTGGGCGTGCCCACGTCCATGGCCAACCTGGGCGGCGAATGGGACTTGCCGTACTGGCCCGGCTTGACGGCCACGGGCGCCGCCAGCTACACCAGCAAGCAGTTTGTAGACCAGGCGAATCTGCAATCCGTGCCTTCATGGACCAAGGTCGACCTGGGCCTGCGCTACCGCACGGCCATCGCCGGCAAGGCGACGACCTTGCGCGGCGGCGTGATGAACGCGTTTGACCGCCATTACTGGGCCGGCGTGGCCTCGTATGGCACCGTTTCGCAATCGGCGCCCCGCACCGTGCAACTGTCGGCTGCCGTGGATTTTTGA